The genome window TCGACCACCTTCTGATGGCGACGCTGTATCGAGCACTCTCGCTCGAGCATGTGCACCACGTTGCCGTGGGTGTCGGCAAACACCTGCACCTCGATGTGCCGCGGACGGGCGATGTACTTCTCCATGAACACCCGGTCGTCGCCAAAGGCCTTGGCGGCCTCGCGCGCGGCCCCCTCGAGGGCCTCTTGAAGGCCCTCCGGGCCTTCCACCAGGCGCATGCCCTTGCCGCCGCCTCCGGCGGTTGCCTTGAGCAGAACGGGGAACCCGATCTGCTCGGCCGCGGTCTTCCAGGCTTCGATGTCGTGCGGGTCGAGCATCACGCCCTTGAGCACGGGAACGCCGGCGGCTTCCATGGTCTGCTTCGACACGATCTTGTCGCCCATCGTCGCCATCACGTCTGGTGAGGGCCCGATGAACACGAGGTCAGCGTCGGCGCAGGCTTGAGCAAATCGAGGGTTCTCGGAGAGGAACCCGTAGCCCGGGTGCACGGCGTCGACATCGTGGGCTTCTGCGATCTCGAGCAGGCGGGCGATGTTGAGATAGGTCTCGGCCGGCGTGCTGCCGGGCAGGCGGTAGGCCTCATCGGCGGCGGCCACGTGCGGTGCGCCCGCGTCTGGATCGGCGTACACGGCCACGGCTCGCATGCCGGCCTCGCGCACCGCTTGGATGACACGCAGCGCGATCTCGCCGCGATTGGCTATCAGTACCTTCTGCATGGCCGTCACATCCGGAAGACGCCCTGGGCGCGGGTCGGGAACGGCGCACCGAGCGACGCTCCGATTCCCAGGCCCAGCACCATGCGGGTGTCGACCGGGTCGATGACCCCGTCGTCCCACAGGCGGGCGCTGCTGTAGTAGGGGTCGCCCTCGGTGGTGTACTTGTCGAGGGTAGGGCGCTTGAACGCCTCTTCCTGCTCGGCCGTCATGGGCGGCTGCCCTGTTGCGGCAAGCTGGTCTTTCTTCACCGTGAGCAGCACGTTGGCCGCCTGCTCGCCCCCCATCACGCTGATGCGGGCGTTGGGCCACATCCAGAGCTGTCGGGGCTGGTAGGCGCGGCCGCACATGCCGTAGTTGCCGGCGCCGTACGAGCCGCCGATGATGACGGTGAACTTGGGCACGGCGGCGTTGCTCACCGCCATCACCATCTTGGCGCCGTCCTTGGCGATACCGCCGGTCTCATACTTGCGGCCCACCATGAAGCCGGTGATGTTCTGCAAGAAGACGAGGGGCACGCCGCGCTGGCTGCACAGCTCGACGAAGTGCGCGGCCTTCTGGGCGCTCTCGCTGAACAGCACGCCGTTGTTGGCCACGATGCCCACGGGGTAGCCCCAGATGCGGGCAAAGCCCGTCACCAGCGTGTTCCCGTAGAGCGCCTTGAACTCGTGGAAGCGGCTGCCGTCGACGAGGCGGGCGATGATCTCGCGCACGTCATAGGGCTTGCGCACGTCTTTCTGCACGATGCCGTACAGCTCGTTCGCATCGTAGAGCGGGTCTTCGGGCGTCGTCACCTCGAGCGGGCAGGCAGGCGGGCGCCAGTTGAGAGCCGACACCACGCTGCGCGCGATGCGCAGCGCGTCGGCGTCGTCTTGCGCTAGATGGTCGGCCACGCCCGAGGTGCGGGTGTGCACGTCGCCGCCGCCCAGGTCTTCGGCGCTCACCTCTTCGCCGGTGGCGGCCTTCACAAGGGGTGGGCCGCCGAGGAAGATGGTGCCCTGGTTGCGCACGATGATGGTCTCGTCGCTCATGGCGGGCACGTACGCACCCCCTGCCGTGCACGACCCCATCACCACCGCCACCTGGGCGATGCCCTTGGCCGACATGCGGGCCTGGTTGTAGAAGATGCGACCGAAGTGGGTCTTGTCGGGGAAGACGTCGGCCTGCATGGGCAGGAACGCGCCGCCGGAGTCGACGAGGTAGACGCAGGGCAGGCCGTTCTCCTCGGCAACCTCCTGGGCGCGCAGGTGCTTCTTCACCGTCATCGGGTAGTACGTGCCGCCCTTGACGGTGGCGTCGTTGGCGACGATCATGCACGGCACACCCTGCACGCGCCCGATGCCGGTCACCATGCCCGCGCCAGGGGCCTGGTCGTCGTACATGCCGTTGGCCGCAAGCGCGCCGAT of Pseudomonadota bacterium contains these proteins:
- a CDS encoding methylcrotonoyl-CoA carboxylase; amino-acid sequence: MDVLSTHVNPSDPVFTENRAHLESLCDQLRSRLAAARAGGGEAAVKKHTSRGKLFVRDRVDALLDPGSPFLEIGALAANGMYDDQAPGAGMVTGIGRVQGVPCMIVANDATVKGGTYYPMTVKKHLRAQEVAEENGLPCVYLVDSGGAFLPMQADVFPDKTHFGRIFYNQARMSAKGIAQVAVVMGSCTAGGAYVPAMSDETIIVRNQGTIFLGGPPLVKAATGEEVSAEDLGGGDVHTRTSGVADHLAQDDADALRIARSVVSALNWRPPACPLEVTTPEDPLYDANELYGIVQKDVRKPYDVREIIARLVDGSRFHEFKALYGNTLVTGFARIWGYPVGIVANNGVLFSESAQKAAHFVELCSQRGVPLVFLQNITGFMVGRKYETGGIAKDGAKMVMAVSNAAVPKFTVIIGGSYGAGNYGMCGRAYQPRQLWMWPNARISVMGGEQAANVLLTVKKDQLAATGQPPMTAEQEEAFKRPTLDKYTTEGDPYYSSARLWDDGVIDPVDTRMVLGLGIGASLGAPFPTRAQGVFRM